From one Peptoniphilaceae bacterium AMB_02 genomic stretch:
- a CDS encoding urocanate hydratase, with translation MIQNPDIKAAMKIKLDDELPEYPTFKEGIRRAPKREAKLRKEEVELALRNALRYIPEQHHEFMAKEFLAELKEHGKIYGYRYRPHGELKGKPIDEYKSNCTEGKAFQVMIDNNLDFDVALYPYELITYGETGAVCQNWMQYTLIKKYLEVLDQNMTLVIYSGHPVGLFHSKPEAPRVIITNGLMIGMFDNLEDFNRASALGVANYGQMTAGGWMYIGPQGIVHGTYNTLLNAGRLVLGIPNEGDLAGRLFVTSGLGGMSGAQGKACIIAGGVSIIAEVDKSRIDTRYTQGWVTDVVDSCEEAYKLAQESMDKKEPRAIAYHGNVVDLLQYAVDNNIHIDLLSDQTSCHEPYTGGYCPVGITFEERTRLLAEDHEKFVELVNKSLVTHFHVIQKLTAAGTYFFDYGNSFMKAIYDAGVKEISKNGIDEKDGFIWPSYVEDILGPRLFDFGYGPFRWVCLSGDVEDLRKTDAAAMECIDPDRRYQDRDNWIWIRDAEKNALVVGTQARILYSDAFGRRDIALKFNEMVRNGEIGPVMLGRDHHDTGGTDSPFRETSNIKDGSNIMADQATQIFAGNAARGMSLVALHNGGGVGIGKSINGGFGCVLDGSERIDEILKSAMPWDVMGGVARRAWARNENAIETSIEYNKVMEGQDHITLPYFVEDSIIEDAMKEY, from the coding sequence ATGATTCAAAACCCAGATATTAAAGCAGCAATGAAAATTAAACTTGACGATGAACTACCGGAGTATCCTACTTTCAAGGAAGGAATAAGAAGAGCTCCTAAAAGAGAAGCGAAACTTAGAAAAGAAGAAGTAGAATTAGCACTTAGAAATGCCTTAAGATACATCCCTGAGCAGCATCATGAATTTATGGCTAAAGAATTCCTAGCAGAATTAAAAGAACATGGTAAAATCTATGGATATAGATACAGACCACATGGAGAACTAAAAGGAAAACCAATCGACGAATACAAGAGCAATTGTACAGAAGGTAAAGCATTCCAAGTAATGATTGACAATAACCTTGACTTTGACGTAGCTCTTTACCCATACGAACTAATCACTTATGGAGAAACAGGTGCGGTTTGTCAAAACTGGATGCAGTACACACTAATTAAAAAATACTTGGAAGTACTGGATCAAAACATGACTCTAGTAATATATTCAGGACATCCGGTAGGATTATTCCATTCTAAACCTGAAGCTCCAAGAGTAATTATTACAAATGGTCTAATGATCGGTATGTTTGACAACCTTGAAGACTTTAACAGAGCTTCTGCACTTGGAGTCGCAAACTACGGACAAATGACAGCAGGTGGCTGGATGTATATTGGACCTCAAGGTATAGTTCACGGAACATATAATACATTATTAAACGCAGGTAGACTTGTACTTGGTATTCCTAATGAGGGTGATCTTGCAGGAAGACTATTCGTTACATCAGGACTTGGTGGAATGAGTGGAGCTCAAGGTAAAGCTTGTATAATTGCAGGTGGAGTTTCAATTATAGCTGAAGTTGACAAGTCCAGAATAGATACCAGATATACACAAGGTTGGGTAACCGATGTAGTTGACAGCTGTGAAGAAGCATACAAATTGGCTCAAGAATCAATGGATAAAAAAGAACCTAGAGCAATAGCTTATCACGGAAATGTAGTAGACCTACTACAATATGCAGTAGATAATAATATCCACATCGACCTATTATCAGACCAAACATCATGCCACGAACCATATACTGGAGGTTATTGTCCGGTAGGTATTACCTTTGAAGAGAGAACAAGACTTCTTGCTGAAGACCATGAAAAATTTGTTGAACTTGTCAATAAATCACTGGTTACTCACTTCCATGTAATTCAAAAACTTACTGCAGCAGGAACTTATTTCTTCGATTATGGTAACTCATTTATGAAAGCAATCTACGATGCAGGCGTTAAAGAGATTTCCAAAAACGGAATCGACGAAAAAGACGGATTTATTTGGCCATCTTATGTAGAAGACATTTTAGGACCTAGACTATTCGACTTTGGATACGGTCCGTTCAGATGGGTATGCCTAAGCGGAGATGTTGAAGACCTTAGAAAGACTGATGCAGCAGCTATGGAATGTATAGACCCTGATAGAAGATATCAAGACAGAGATAACTGGATTTGGATTAGAGATGCAGAGAAAAATGCACTTGTAGTTGGAACTCAAGCAAGAATCCTGTACTCTGATGCATTCGGTAGAAGAGATATAGCGCTTAAATTCAATGAAATGGTAAGAAATGGAGAAATAGGACCTGTCATGTTAGGTAGAGACCACCACGACACAGGCGGAACCGACTCACCATTTAGAGAAACATCCAATATCAAAGACGGATCAAATATAATGGCTGACCAAGCTACTCAAATCTTTGCAGGAAATGCAGCAAGAGGTATGAGCCTTGTAGCATTACACAATGGCGGTGGAGTAGGAATTGGTAAATCTATAAACGGAGGGTTCGGTTGTGTACTGGACGGATCTGAAAGAATAGATGAAATCCTTAAATCAGCTATGCCATGGGACGTTATGGGTGGAGTTGCAAGACGTGCATGGGCAAGAAACGAAAACGCAATCGAAACTTCAATCGAGTACAATAAAGTAATGGAAGGACAAGACCATATAACACTTCCTTACTTCGTAGAAGACTCTATAATTGAAGATGCAATGAAAGAATATTAA
- a CDS encoding YjiH family protein: METNTPRKMGRNQALTRFLLFSAIGIFMFFIPITIEKSSIPLDHLVNFIQKIPYYTKVYGLVLVFIGVILPFVNGSWKKTTMKKVFSIINLLAIPFVIMAVFEIGPASLMAPGMIPFIYGKIVVPVTTIVPIGSIFLALIVSYGLMEFVGVFMRPIMIPIWKTPGRSAIDAVASFVGSYSIALLITNRVYTEGKYTAKEAAIIATGFSTVSATFMIIVAKTLGLMDMWTTYFFITVFVTFLVSAITARIYPLRNKPDEFYLGKMGEVEQDVKGNKFTVALDTALDVSANAPGLLENTKRNLVDGFKLAIGLAPSLLAIGTLGLILAHYTPIFKVVGLIFYPILALFRIPDAMQVATALSTSIAEMFLPAAFVAESGFATRFLVAVVCISEILFFSASIPCMMATEIPLKMRDYIIIWVERVILSIIITMPIIMIFFR, from the coding sequence ATGGAAACGAACACACCAAGAAAAATGGGAAGAAATCAAGCGCTAACGAGATTTCTACTATTTTCAGCAATTGGGATTTTTATGTTCTTTATCCCTATTACTATCGAAAAGAGTAGTATACCACTGGATCACCTGGTAAACTTTATTCAAAAGATACCGTATTATACCAAGGTATACGGACTCGTACTTGTATTTATTGGAGTAATACTGCCATTTGTAAATGGTAGCTGGAAGAAGACAACTATGAAAAAGGTATTTTCTATTATAAATTTACTGGCAATACCTTTTGTAATTATGGCTGTTTTTGAAATAGGTCCGGCATCCTTGATGGCACCGGGAATGATACCATTTATTTATGGGAAGATAGTAGTTCCCGTAACGACTATTGTACCCATAGGATCTATATTTCTTGCACTGATAGTTAGCTATGGACTAATGGAATTTGTAGGTGTATTTATGAGACCTATAATGATTCCAATCTGGAAGACTCCGGGTAGGTCTGCGATAGACGCTGTAGCATCCTTCGTAGGATCTTACTCAATAGCACTACTTATAACCAATAGGGTTTATACCGAAGGGAAGTATACGGCAAAAGAAGCGGCGATTATAGCCACCGGATTCTCTACTGTATCAGCTACTTTTATGATAATAGTAGCAAAGACTCTAGGACTTATGGATATGTGGACTACTTACTTCTTTATAACAGTATTCGTAACATTCCTAGTATCAGCGATAACAGCCAGAATCTATCCATTAAGAAATAAACCGGATGAATTTTACCTAGGTAAAATGGGTGAGGTAGAACAAGATGTAAAGGGTAATAAGTTTACTGTAGCTCTTGATACGGCACTTGATGTAAGTGCAAATGCACCTGGACTTTTAGAAAATACGAAAAGAAATTTAGTTGACGGATTTAAGTTGGCCATAGGACTTGCACCATCACTGCTTGCAATAGGAACCTTGGGCCTTATCCTGGCACATTATACACCTATTTTCAAAGTAGTTGGATTGATTTTCTATCCGATATTGGCATTGTTTAGAATTCCAGATGCAATGCAAGTAGCGACTGCTCTATCAACCAGTATAGCAGAGATGTTCTTACCTGCAGCATTTGTAGCTGAGAGCGGATTTGCCACAAGATTTTTAGTAGCGGTAGTATGTATATCGGAAATACTGTTCTTCTCGGCATCAATACCATGTATGATGGCTACTGAAATACCACTAAAGATGAGAGACTATATCATTATATGGGTAGAGAGGGTAATTCTTTCTATAATAATCACCATGCCGATAATAATGATTTTCTTTAGATAA
- a CDS encoding sigma 54-interacting transcriptional regulator, whose translation MKKRINESFIVEIKEDELIVLDGTVDNLTSELNKSLAAAILRGERLISIGGFDSIYFINELEKNRFEVFPVKDSDAKRVRELLMGVIDKLNDGLMISDKEGKIIVYNSAMEKLENMTREDMIGKYLWDAYGYEDDSASEHRHVFKSGKALENMYSAHTLVDGEPLYTNYSTYPIFSNGEIIGVVTVSANEEVIHERLRKATEVKRLHNVNYNLQTGRTYSDNGTTYGFSDFIGESEIIKSLINEAQTISWMDNNILIHGETGTGKEVLAQSIHNHGKRSKERFIGVNCSAIPENLLESILFGTVKGAYTGAVDHVGIFEEVGEGTLFLDEINSMPITLQVKLLRVLQERRVTRLGDSKSYELKARVISAMNQNPFEAIKEGIIREDLYYRLAGFNLHIPALRDRKSDIILLLEYFLKRYSSLMGKKIIGVDDELRKILTNYAWNGNIRELENLVENMLIAANAEERYLTIDHIPKYLRKRILGSLATEESSTDDLITRVEEFERRIILKALEENSYNITRTSKKLGLIRQNLLYRMKKYKIEKPEEV comes from the coding sequence ATGAAGAAGAGGATTAATGAGTCGTTTATAGTTGAGATAAAAGAGGATGAATTGATAGTGCTCGACGGAACGGTCGATAATCTTACAAGTGAATTGAATAAAAGTTTAGCTGCTGCCATTTTAAGAGGGGAGAGGCTTATTTCTATTGGCGGTTTTGACAGTATTTATTTTATAAATGAGCTTGAGAAGAATCGTTTTGAGGTATTTCCTGTTAAGGACAGCGATGCTAAAAGGGTTAGGGAGCTGTTGATGGGGGTTATTGATAAACTCAATGACGGTCTTATGATAAGCGACAAAGAAGGTAAGATTATCGTCTATAATTCTGCAATGGAAAAGCTTGAGAATATGACTCGTGAAGATATGATTGGGAAGTATCTTTGGGATGCATACGGTTATGAAGACGATTCCGCTTCTGAACATAGACATGTATTCAAATCCGGTAAAGCACTTGAGAATATGTATTCTGCGCATACTCTAGTCGATGGAGAACCGCTCTATACCAATTACAGTACCTATCCAATCTTTTCAAATGGAGAGATAATCGGAGTTGTAACTGTTTCGGCAAATGAAGAGGTTATTCATGAAAGGCTTAGGAAGGCAACAGAGGTTAAAAGACTTCATAATGTAAATTACAATCTTCAAACCGGTAGGACATATTCTGATAATGGCACAACTTATGGTTTTTCTGATTTTATAGGAGAGTCTGAAATAATAAAGAGTTTAATAAATGAAGCTCAGACTATTTCTTGGATGGACAATAATATCCTTATACATGGAGAGACCGGTACCGGAAAAGAAGTACTTGCTCAAAGTATTCATAATCATGGCAAGAGGTCAAAAGAAAGATTTATAGGTGTTAACTGTTCGGCCATACCGGAAAACCTACTTGAAAGTATATTGTTCGGAACTGTAAAAGGTGCATATACGGGTGCGGTCGATCATGTTGGGATTTTTGAAGAAGTAGGAGAAGGAACTCTTTTTCTAGATGAAATTAATTCTATGCCCATAACCCTTCAAGTTAAGCTCCTTAGAGTACTACAAGAGAGAAGAGTAACAAGGCTTGGAGATTCAAAATCCTATGAACTAAAAGCCAGAGTTATCTCTGCGATGAATCAAAATCCTTTTGAAGCCATTAAAGAGGGAATAATCCGAGAGGATTTATATTATAGATTAGCAGGATTTAATCTTCACATTCCTGCTCTTAGGGACAGAAAGAGTGATATAATATTATTGTTGGAGTATTTTCTAAAAAGATACTCTTCGCTGATGGGGAAGAAAATAATAGGTGTTGACGATGAACTTAGAAAAATTCTAACAAATTATGCTTGGAATGGAAATATCAGAGAACTTGAGAATTTAGTAGAAAATATGCTCATAGCGGCGAATGCTGAAGAGAGATATCTGACTATTGATCATATACCGAAGTATTTAAGGAAGAGAATACTGGGAAGTTTAGCAACTGAAGAAAGTAGTACTGATGATTTAATAACAAGAGTTGAAGAGTTCGAAAGAAGAATAATTCTAAAGGCACTCGAAGAAAATTCATATAATATAACTAGAACCAGTAAGAAACTGGGGCTAATAAGACAAAATTTACTTTATAGAATGAAGAAGTATAAGATAGAAAAACCGGAGGAGGTGTAG
- a CDS encoding pyridoxamine 5'-phosphate oxidase family protein, translated as MRRKDREMDEKFAIDVIDNSAFGVMGLVSDGIPYTVVLSIVRVDDRLYFHSATSGKKVDLIAQNEVVSVSFVSKAKVPSLFSREEIIDLVNEGDFRAIGSKVYTTEYESAHVMGRISMVTDAVEKSDALIAICKKYTPEVYDLAAPFISNSNHRTLVFRIDIDEIHGKRKAFNTSGEELKWGADDDRS; from the coding sequence ATGCGTAGAAAAGATCGTGAAATGGACGAAAAGTTTGCTATTGATGTTATAGATAATTCCGCGTTTGGCGTTATGGGTTTGGTGTCAGATGGGATTCCTTATACTGTTGTTCTATCGATTGTCAGGGTTGATGATAGGCTCTATTTTCATAGTGCAACATCGGGTAAGAAAGTGGATTTAATCGCTCAAAATGAGGTAGTTTCCGTTAGTTTTGTTTCAAAAGCTAAGGTGCCTTCCCTATTCAGCAGAGAAGAGATTATAGATTTGGTAAATGAAGGTGATTTTAGAGCTATTGGTTCCAAGGTTTATACTACTGAGTATGAATCCGCTCATGTTATGGGTAGGATTTCAATGGTTACAGATGCTGTAGAAAAGTCCGATGCTCTGATCGCAATTTGTAAAAAGTATACTCCCGAAGTATATGATTTAGCTGCACCTTTTATTTCAAATAGCAATCATAGAACTTTGGTTTTTCGTATAGATATAGATGAAATACATGGTAAGAGGAAGGCATTTAATACTAGTGGAGAGGAGCTTAAGTGGGGAGCTGACGATGATAGATCTTAA
- a CDS encoding Crp/Fnr family transcriptional regulator codes for MIDLKTLNCKLFNGLSDDEFKLIELNSNLRVFDFNNGENVFVAGDEPEFLFVLIEGSVTIEKTDINGKRTIVNTFTNRGTVFGEVYLYLRERSYDYTCHSIQASKVLAIPKEFIISLRTEDFESYSIIVQNMLEILSEKAFHLNQKLLIHSSFSLRQKISNYLLQVSGNSDIIKLVFNREELAQYIGTTRPSLSRELMNMEEENIISVDKDTIHILNRDYLEGII; via the coding sequence ATGATAGATCTTAAGACTTTAAATTGTAAGCTGTTTAACGGTTTAAGTGATGACGAGTTTAAACTGATAGAATTGAATTCAAATTTAAGAGTTTTTGATTTTAATAATGGTGAGAATGTTTTCGTGGCAGGTGATGAGCCTGAGTTTTTATTCGTTTTGATAGAGGGCTCGGTAACCATTGAAAAAACCGATATCAATGGTAAGAGGACAATTGTAAACACTTTTACGAATCGTGGAACTGTTTTTGGAGAGGTTTATTTGTATTTAAGGGAAAGGTCTTATGATTATACCTGCCATTCTATACAAGCTTCTAAGGTTTTAGCAATTCCGAAGGAATTTATTATCAGTTTAAGAACGGAAGATTTTGAATCTTATAGCATAATCGTTCAAAACATGCTCGAAATCCTTTCTGAGAAAGCATTTCACTTAAATCAAAAACTTCTGATTCACAGCAGTTTTTCTCTAAGACAAAAGATTTCCAATTATCTCTTACAGGTTTCAGGAAATTCTGACATTATAAAGCTCGTATTCAACAGAGAAGAGTTGGCCCAGTATATTGGAACTACAAGACCCTCTCTATCCAGAGAGCTTATGAATATGGAAGAAGAGAATATAATCAGTGTAGATAAGGACACAATTCATATATTAAATAGAGATTATTTAGAAGGTATTATTTAG
- a CDS encoding hemerythrin domain-containing protein, whose product MKSIEILNEEHQNILKLIKIMRQMCIDVLNGGHFNTGDLILASEFISGYGDAIHHSKEEEILFKSMLDNLGPLAEKLISTGMMIEHDLGRYYNMSLKKAIADYDSNPSSENALDIITYIMAYSDLLKRHIEKEDTAVYPFAQRSLSEDAKTDIEEQSAKLDDSQVEDKEKFLKILDKLSARIK is encoded by the coding sequence ATGAAATCAATTGAGATTTTAAATGAAGAGCATCAAAATATCCTCAAACTTATTAAAATAATGAGACAAATGTGTATTGATGTATTAAATGGCGGACATTTCAATACGGGGGATTTAATCCTTGCATCTGAATTTATAAGTGGCTATGGCGATGCTATTCACCACTCCAAAGAAGAAGAGATACTATTCAAATCCATGCTCGATAATTTAGGACCTCTTGCAGAAAAATTGATTAGTACGGGTATGATGATTGAGCACGATTTGGGTAGATACTATAATATGTCTTTAAAGAAGGCCATTGCAGATTATGATAGCAATCCAAGTTCTGAAAATGCACTGGATATTATCACCTATATTATGGCGTATTCTGACTTGTTAAAAAGGCATATAGAGAAAGAAGATACCGCTGTTTATCCATTTGCTCAAAGAAGTTTAAGTGAGGATGCAAAAACGGATATAGAAGAACAATCGGCTAAGCTTGACGATAGCCAGGTTGAAGATAAAGAAAAATTTTTGAAAATCTTAGACAAATTAAGTGCTAGAATAAAGTAA